The Candidatus Zixiibacteriota bacterium genome includes a window with the following:
- the murA gene encoding UDP-N-acetylglucosamine 1-carboxyvinyltransferase — MDKFVVNGGRRLRGKLQVEGSKNAALPIICGALLIRKGKTIVRNVPPLRDIRTIIRVLEYLGAVVEYDDHKHVMAIDASRVNRATAPYELMRQMRGSFLVLGPLLARMGQARVSLPGGCVLGARPVNFHIQAFKDMGARVTERAGYVVARAKQLAGGSIYFDRPSHTGTENILFGAVTAKNKTYIANAACDPEIVDVANFLNKAGAKIHGAGTPNVVVEPVKTLKAVDFRVSGDRLVAGTYLIAAAVTAGDVSVSGIDPNHLTLVLHKLQEMGCRTETERTSIRVKGPKRLKPVSVTTFPFPGFPTDLQACIMAAACIADGTSNIRETVFRDRWSHTMEMRRLGAEINVSGDEAIVFGTSKLQGAEIMASDIRAGAGIILAALAAEGKSEILRVYHVDRGYSRMEEKLSELGADITRVTN, encoded by the coding sequence ATGGATAAATTCGTGGTCAACGGCGGTCGTCGTCTCAGGGGAAAGCTCCAGGTAGAGGGTTCAAAAAACGCTGCTCTGCCGATTATCTGCGGGGCGCTATTAATCAGAAAAGGAAAGACGATTGTCAGGAATGTACCACCGCTCCGAGATATCAGGACGATAATCCGGGTATTGGAATACCTGGGAGCGGTGGTTGAATATGATGACCACAAGCACGTTATGGCAATCGACGCCTCCCGGGTCAACCGTGCTACGGCTCCTTATGAGTTGATGCGACAAATGCGGGGCTCGTTCCTGGTTCTGGGACCGCTTCTGGCCCGTATGGGGCAGGCGCGGGTGTCATTGCCGGGCGGCTGTGTGCTCGGCGCGCGTCCGGTCAATTTCCATATCCAGGCGTTCAAGGACATGGGCGCCAGGGTGACGGAAAGGGCCGGATATGTCGTGGCGCGGGCTAAACAATTGGCAGGAGGATCGATATATTTCGATCGTCCTTCACACACCGGGACTGAGAATATCCTGTTCGGAGCGGTGACGGCTAAAAATAAAACGTATATAGCCAACGCCGCCTGCGATCCGGAAATTGTTGACGTAGCGAACTTCCTGAATAAAGCCGGAGCTAAAATTCACGGCGCGGGAACGCCTAATGTAGTAGTGGAACCGGTTAAGACGCTTAAAGCGGTTGATTTTCGTGTCTCCGGTGACCGTCTGGTGGCCGGGACTTACCTTATTGCCGCCGCTGTGACGGCGGGTGATGTTTCCGTTTCCGGTATCGATCCGAATCACCTGACTTTGGTTCTTCATAAGTTGCAGGAGATGGGTTGCCGAACAGAGACGGAACGCACGAGCATACGGGTTAAAGGGCCAAAGAGACTCAAGCCGGTGTCGGTAACCACCTTCCCCTTCCCCGGTTTTCCGACCGACCTGCAGGCCTGTATCATGGCGGCTGCCTGTATCGCCGACGGCACTTCGAATATCCGCGAGACGGTGTTCCGGGATCGCTGGTCGCACACTATGGAGATGCGTCGACTCGGCGCCGAGATCAACGTCAGCGGTGATGAAGCGATAGTTTTCGGAACCTCGAAACTCCAGGGGGCCGAAATTATGGCCTCCGATATCAGGGCCGGAGCCGGGATTATCCTGGCGGCTCTGGCGGCTGAAGGGAAGTCGGAAATCCTTCGAGTGTATCATGTCGACCGGGGATACAGTCGGATGGAGGAAAAGCTGTCGGAGCTTGGGGCCGATATAACAAGAGTAACAAATTGA
- a CDS encoding DUF4416 family protein, which translates to MVRTQEPPEGRLVVAVIYSSVDAVADALRVMERRFGRVDFETADLDCNCRQTYKEEMGEDLRLRFFAFEKLVARNALPEIKSACRKIEAAFSDKVEDYMFRTVNIDPGIMTADNLVMAAARDYRHRIYLRDGVFAEIALIWAKGRFTRLPWTSTDYCQAEAIEFFERVRASFEVVQPV; encoded by the coding sequence ATGGTTAGAACTCAAGAACCGCCCGAGGGCCGTCTGGTAGTGGCGGTTATTTATTCTTCGGTAGATGCTGTCGCCGATGCTCTTCGCGTAATGGAGCGCCGGTTCGGGCGGGTGGATTTCGAGACCGCCGACCTGGACTGCAACTGCCGCCAGACCTACAAGGAAGAAATGGGTGAGGACCTGCGCCTGCGCTTTTTCGCTTTCGAGAAACTAGTGGCCCGAAATGCCCTTCCGGAAATAAAGAGCGCCTGCCGCAAGATCGAGGCTGCGTTTTCGGACAAAGTGGAAGATTATATGTTCCGCACGGTAAATATCGATCCCGGTATCATGACCGCCGATAACCTGGTTATGGCCGCCGCCCGCGATTACCGCCATCGGATCTATCTGCGTGACGGCGTGTTTGCCGAGATTGCCCTGATCTGGGCCAAGGGTCGATTCACCCGCCTGCCCTGGACTTCGACCGACTACTGCCAGGCCGAGGCCATTGAGTTTTTCGAGCGGGTCCGAGCCAGCTTTGAAGTCGTCCAACCGGTGTGA
- a CDS encoding outer membrane beta-barrel protein — MKTLLTAAIAAVLLVGTVSAQLPKFGAGAFGGVSIPVVQDDQTNGTVFGARGRVGLLPILQIEPYFASTQWGAPDPVDGVNLGIDGSTVTAFGLDATIGFPPAKLGLKPFLTGGIGSFKVKNDDTGYDESKLGFNAGLGLGIGVSPFLDIDVRGVAMIAPQESGSKKAINLMAGVTYNFGIK; from the coding sequence ATGAAGACGTTGCTGACGGCAGCAATCGCAGCCGTTCTTCTGGTTGGTACCGTTTCGGCCCAGCTTCCCAAGTTCGGGGCGGGGGCATTCGGCGGTGTGAGTATCCCGGTGGTCCAGGATGACCAGACAAACGGTACCGTATTCGGCGCCAGAGGGCGAGTCGGGTTGCTCCCGATCCTGCAGATTGAGCCCTATTTTGCTTCTACCCAATGGGGTGCTCCGGATCCGGTCGACGGTGTCAATTTGGGAATCGATGGTTCAACGGTTACGGCGTTCGGTCTCGATGCCACTATCGGTTTTCCCCCCGCTAAACTCGGTCTCAAACCGTTTCTTACCGGCGGGATCGGTTCGTTCAAGGTCAAGAACGACGATACCGGTTATGATGAATCCAAACTCGGGTTCAATGCCGGTTTGGGGCTGGGAATTGGTGTTTCGCCGTTTCTCGATATCGATGTCCGAGGAGTAGCTATGATCGCGCCGCAGGAAAGCGGCTCTAAAAAAGCGATCAACCTGATGGCCGGTGTAACTTATAACTTCGGCATCAAGTAA